From Triticum urartu cultivar G1812 chromosome 2, Tu2.1, whole genome shotgun sequence, a single genomic window includes:
- the LOC125538859 gene encoding S-adenosylmethionine decarboxylase proenzyme, translated as MAALTSAIGFEGYEKRLEITFSEASIFADPHGRGLRALSRAQIDSVLDLARCTIVSELSNKDFDSYVLSESSLFIYSQKIVIKTCGTTMLLLTIPRILELAEELCMPLAAVKYSRGMFIFPGAQPAPHRSFSEEVDVLNRYFGHLKSGGNAYVIGDPAKPGQKWHIYYATEQPEQPMVTLEMCMTGLDKKKASVFFKTQADSHVSCAKEMTKLSGISDIIPEMEVCDFDFEPCGYSMNAINGSAVSTIHVTPEDGFSYASYEVMGMDASALAYGDIVKRVLRCFGPSEFSVAVTIFGGRGHAATWGKKLDAEAYDCNNVVEQELPCGGVLIYQSFTVNEEVAVSAGSPRSVFHCFEAESVQSHPLVKEGKLANLLAWRAEEDSLEGAVLCE; from the coding sequence ATGGCTGCCCTGACCTCTGCGATCGGGTTTGAGGGCTACGAGAAGCGCCTCGAGATCACCTTCTCCGAGGCATCAATCTTTGCCGACCCTCATGGTCGTGGCCTGCGCGCCCTCTCCAGGGCCCAGATTGACTCTGTTCTTGATCTTGCACGGTGCACCATTGTGTCCGAGCTCTCCAACAAGGACTTTGACTCCTATGTGCTATCTGAGTCGAGCCTGTTCATCTACTCtcagaagattgtgatcaagacCTGTGGGACTACCATGCTCCTGCTCACCATTCCTAGGATTCTTGAGCTTGCTGAAGAGCTGTGCATGCCGCTTGCTGCCGTGAAGTACTCTCGTGGGATGTTCATCTTCCCCGGCGCACAGCCTGCTCCCCACAGGAGCTTCTCTGAGGAGGTTGATGTCCTGAACCGCTACTTCGGCCACCTGAAGTCTGGCGGCAATGCTTATGTGATCGGAGACCCAGCGAAGCCTGGCCAGAAGTGGCACATCTACTATGCCACCGAGCAACCTGAGCAGCCCATGGTCACCCTGGAGATGTGCATGACTGGGCTGGACAAGAAGAAGGCCTCTGTCTTCTTCAAGACTCAAGCTGATAGCCACGTTTCCTGCGCCAAGGAGATGACCAAGCTCTCTGGTATCTCCGACATCATTCCCGAGATGGAGGTCTGTGACTTCGACTTCGAGCCCTGCGGCTACTCCATGAACGCCATCAACGGATCTGCCGTCTCCACCATCCATGTGACCCCCGAGGACGGCTTCAGCTATGCGAGCTACGAGGTCATGGGCATGGACGCCTCCGCCCTGGCCTATGGCGACATCGTCAAGAGGGTCCTCCGGTGCTTTGGCCCTTCAGAGTTCTCTGTGGCGGTCACCATCTTTGGTGGCCGCGGCCACGCCGCCACCTGGGGCAAGAAGCTCGACGCCGAGGCATACGACTGCAACAACGTTGTGGAGCAGGAGCTCCCCTGTGGAGGCGTCCTCATCTACCAGAGCTTTACCGTGAACGAAGAGGTTGCTGTCTCTGCCGGGTCGCCCAGGTCCGTCTTCCACTGCTTCGAGGCCGAGAGTGTGCAGAGCCACCCTCTGGTCAAGGAAGGCAAGCTCGCCAACCTCCTCGCATGGCGGGCGGAGGAGGATTCTCTGGAGGGCGCGGTGCTGTGCGAGTGA